A single genomic interval of Streptomyces sp. BA2 harbors:
- a CDS encoding VOC family protein has protein sequence MAARIDLTLDCTDAQLLAEFWKTALGYVDEPPPAPFRTREEWFAQFDLPDDDSADDAAWLCDPDGIGPRLSILKVPEPKAAKNRLHIDVRVPGHGRPDERWARIKAEAERLVKAGGSVIREFDDHHIMMADPEGNEFCVAAASA, from the coding sequence ATGGCAGCCAGAATCGATCTGACCCTTGATTGCACGGACGCGCAGCTCCTTGCCGAGTTCTGGAAGACAGCTCTGGGGTACGTCGACGAGCCACCGCCCGCTCCCTTCAGAACCCGCGAGGAGTGGTTCGCGCAGTTCGACCTTCCGGATGACGACTCCGCGGACGACGCCGCATGGCTATGCGATCCCGACGGCATCGGCCCCCGGCTCTCCATTCTCAAGGTCCCCGAGCCGAAAGCAGCGAAGAACCGACTTCACATCGACGTCCGGGTGCCGGGACATGGCCGTCCCGATGAGCGTTGGGCGCGGATCAAGGCAGAGGCTGAGCGCCTGGTGAAGGCGGGCGGGAGCGTCATCAGAGAGTTCGACGACCACCACATCATGATGGCCGACCCGGAGGGCAATGAGTTCTGCGTCGCTGCGGCCTCGGCCTGA
- a CDS encoding lasso peptide biosynthesis PqqD family chaperone: MALRFGPDVSTAETDYGTVLLDQRSGDYWELNPTGSLVVKTLLDGGEEATAVDALVTEFAIDRARAEQDVTALVRELRESGLAS; this comes from the coding sequence ATGGCATTGCGGTTCGGCCCCGATGTCTCCACCGCGGAGACCGATTACGGAACAGTTCTCCTGGACCAGCGCAGCGGCGACTACTGGGAACTCAACCCCACCGGCTCGCTGGTGGTGAAGACCCTCCTCGACGGCGGCGAGGAAGCGACGGCCGTCGACGCGCTCGTCACGGAGTTCGCCATCGACCGGGCCCGCGCGGAGCAGGACGTCACGGCTCTCGTGCGGGAACTGCGGGAGTCGGGGCTGGCCTCATGA
- a CDS encoding lasso peptide biosynthesis B2 protein — MTTPSALVRPGGVPFTRRLAARLVLLPAIVLSLLSPRRIRVVLGVIRRGAAPATAAQAKKARDAVCTVSLLCAGPKGCLPRSLAAALLCRLTGSWPTWCTGASVVPPFNAHAWIEAEGRPIGEDVPDDYFARLLAVGPPDTNRPPRP, encoded by the coding sequence ATGACGACACCTAGCGCCTTGGTGCGGCCCGGCGGCGTCCCCTTCACACGGCGTCTGGCCGCCCGCCTCGTGCTGCTTCCGGCCATCGTGCTCTCGTTGCTGTCCCCGCGCCGGATCCGCGTGGTCCTCGGTGTCATACGTCGCGGAGCCGCACCGGCCACCGCCGCGCAGGCGAAGAAGGCCCGGGACGCGGTGTGCACGGTCAGCCTGCTCTGCGCCGGTCCAAAAGGCTGTCTGCCCCGCTCGCTGGCCGCCGCCCTGCTGTGCCGGCTGACGGGCAGTTGGCCCACATGGTGCACCGGGGCAAGCGTAGTGCCCCCCTTCAACGCGCACGCATGGATCGAGGCGGAGGGCCGGCCCATCGGCGAAGACGTGCCCGACGACTACTTCGCACGACTACTCGCGGTGGGGCCGCCGGACACGAACCGGCCTCCCCGCCCATGA
- a CDS encoding ABC transporter ATP-binding protein: MTGSLAKAPDRSTRAAVATMYRLTTGHRASIVVATVLTLVASALGLAQPLVAKEIVDAGDHGRAFWPLLLLLAVLFMIEAATGAVGRFVLERMGERVVRQLRHGLVARLLRLEMREYDRHRTGDLISRVTADTTLLREVVSQALVDLVTGALVAAGAIALMMWIDPLLLVLVALTVATAAAVVASLLKGIRAASEHMQNSVGAIAADLERALGALPMVRVHRAEDREAQRVGERIESAHDAGVRTAKLASVMSPAVELAVQGSFLLVLVIGGLRVTGHANSLGDLVAFLLYASYLVLPLSSVFRAVGLIQRGMGAYQRIEQALNLPAEPSHPGQLTVRARPCEAARQAASSEEPALALRDITFGYDADRPVLRGVTFSAPHRSQTALVGRSGAGKSTIFALVARFYEPDSGVLIFDGRPATELTRAECRDQIAVVDQNTHVVHGTLRDNITYAVPHAAEADVRRVIELAQLDDVVRRLRGGLSGMLSDRGNTLSGGERQRIALARALLARPQLLLLDEPTSHLDAINETALTTVMKDVARECALLVIAHRLSTVQHADQIVVLDHGRATAGGGHEELLTNNSIYRELAAGQMLRPAAARPLPHTKL; the protein is encoded by the coding sequence ATGACGGGCTCGCTGGCGAAGGCGCCGGACCGCTCGACACGGGCCGCGGTGGCCACCATGTACCGGCTCACCACCGGGCACCGGGCCTCCATCGTCGTGGCCACCGTGCTCACTCTCGTCGCCTCGGCCCTCGGGCTCGCCCAGCCTCTCGTCGCCAAGGAGATCGTGGACGCGGGCGACCACGGACGGGCATTCTGGCCACTTCTGCTGCTCCTGGCCGTGCTGTTCATGATCGAGGCAGCCACCGGCGCCGTCGGCCGCTTCGTCCTGGAACGCATGGGCGAGAGAGTCGTACGCCAGCTCCGTCACGGCCTGGTCGCGCGACTGCTGCGGCTGGAGATGCGGGAGTACGACCGCCACCGCACCGGCGATCTGATCTCCCGCGTGACCGCCGACACCACCCTGCTCAGGGAGGTGGTCTCCCAGGCTCTCGTCGACCTCGTCACGGGGGCCCTCGTCGCGGCCGGTGCGATCGCCCTGATGATGTGGATCGATCCGCTGCTGCTTGTCCTGGTCGCCCTGACCGTGGCGACCGCCGCCGCGGTCGTGGCCTCACTGCTGAAAGGCATCCGTGCCGCCTCCGAGCACATGCAGAACTCCGTCGGCGCGATCGCCGCCGACCTTGAGCGCGCGCTCGGCGCTCTGCCGATGGTCCGCGTCCACCGGGCCGAGGACCGCGAAGCACAGCGTGTCGGCGAACGCATCGAATCCGCTCACGACGCGGGCGTGCGGACCGCGAAACTCGCGTCTGTGATGAGCCCGGCGGTCGAACTCGCGGTCCAGGGTTCCTTCTTGCTCGTCCTGGTCATCGGCGGCCTGCGCGTCACCGGCCACGCCAACTCCCTCGGCGACCTCGTCGCCTTCCTGTTGTACGCCTCCTACCTCGTCCTGCCGTTGTCCTCGGTCTTCCGCGCGGTGGGCCTGATCCAGCGCGGCATGGGCGCCTACCAGCGCATCGAACAGGCCCTGAACCTGCCTGCGGAACCCTCTCACCCCGGGCAGCTGACCGTACGGGCGCGTCCCTGCGAGGCGGCTCGGCAAGCCGCCTCGAGCGAGGAACCCGCCCTCGCACTGCGGGACATCACCTTCGGCTACGACGCCGACCGCCCGGTCCTTCGCGGCGTCACTTTCTCGGCCCCCCACCGGAGCCAGACGGCCCTGGTCGGCCGGTCGGGCGCCGGAAAGAGCACGATCTTCGCTCTGGTGGCCAGGTTCTACGAACCGGACTCCGGAGTCCTCATCTTCGACGGGCGGCCCGCCACCGAACTGACTCGCGCGGAATGCCGCGATCAGATCGCCGTCGTCGATCAGAACACCCATGTCGTCCACGGCACCCTGCGCGACAACATCACCTACGCCGTGCCCCACGCCGCCGAGGCCGACGTGCGGCGCGTCATCGAACTCGCCCAGCTCGACGATGTCGTACGACGGCTGCGGGGCGGCCTGTCCGGCATGCTCAGCGACCGCGGCAACACCCTCTCGGGAGGCGAGCGCCAGCGCATCGCCCTGGCCCGTGCCCTGCTCGCCCGTCCCCAACTCCTCCTGCTCGACGAGCCCACCTCCCACCTCGACGCCATCAACGAGACCGCGCTCACCACAGTGATGAAGGACGTCGCGCGGGAATGCGCCCTGCTGGTGATCGCACACCGTCTCTCCACCGTCCAGCACGCCGACCAGATCGTCGTACTGGACCACGGCCGCGCCACCGCCGGCGGAGGCCACGAGGAACTGCTCACCAACAATTCGATCTATCGCGAACTGGCAGCCGGGCAAATGCTCCGACCCGCCGCCGCCCGGCCCCTCCCGCACACGAAGCTCTGA